In Salinibaculum sp. SYNS191, the genomic window AACCCCTGGTGAGCTGGAGCTTGTTGCTCGGCAGTTTCACGTCGACGCTGGAGCCGTCCTGCAGCGTCGCGTCGACAGACTGGACGTAGACGAAGACCTTCGTGTAGTTGCCGGCGGGGATCTCCGGCGTCCCGACGAGGGTGGCGTTGTCGCCTTTCAGTCGCGTCAGGTCGACCGTCCGGTCGTTCACCTCGCGCGTAATCTCGCCGCCGGAGTCGCGCGCCACCTCCCCGTCGCCCTCTGCTTCGTCCGCCTCAGCGTCCTCGTCTTCCGTCGCAGTGGCCGTCGCAGTTCCGTTCGGCGTCGCAGTGGCAGTCCCCGTCGGCGTCGCGGTCACTTGGGCATCGTCGTCGGCCCGGTAGAAGCCGATGCGGTCTATCGTCACGTTCAGGTGGCGGAAGTCGTCGATTCGACTCGGCTTGTCGCTGACGTAGAACTCGACCGTGCCGGTCGCGTCGCCGGTCGGACCGGCCTCGCCGTCGGCTGGCGAGCCGTCGCCGCCCGTCGATGCACCGCCACAGCCGGCGAGCACGAGCATGGCCGCGGCGAGTACAGTAAGCAGTGCCTGTCGTCGCATACGCGGCCCGAGGGAGCCGAGAGTGATAACGCCGCTGGCCGATTCTGTGGGGAGACAAAAGGATTCTGGCCGCGCCGCCGGTGCCGGGAATCCGACACGGTTTTCGCCGTCGGTGTCCCACACCGAGACGATGCGCGTGACCTTCCTCGGGACGAGCGGCGCGGTGCCGACGACGCACCGCAACCCGAGTGCCATCCACGTCGAACGCGAGGGCGACCGCCTGCTGTTCGACTGCGGGGAGGGCACGCAGCGCCAGATGATGCGCTACGGCGCGGGCTTCGACGTGGAGCACGTCTTCCTCACCCACCTCCACGGCGACCACGTCCTGGGCCTGCCCGGCCTGGTCCAGACCTGGGATTTCAACGACCGCGAGCGCCCGCTCGCGATACACGCGCCCGCGGGGACACGAGAGCGCATCGAGGGACTGGTCTCCGTGACGGGTGAACGACCCTCCTACCCGGTGCGAGTCAACCAGGTCCGCGCCGGCGACGTGGCCCTGTCCCGCGAGGAGTACGAGGTCCGGGCCGTCGAGGTCGAACACCGCACGAACGCGGTCGGCTACGCGCTCGTCGAGGACGACCGGAAGGGCCGCTTCGACCGCCAGAAGGCCGAGGAGGAGTTCGGCATCCCGCCGGGGCCGAAGTACTCGAAGCTCCACGACGGCCAGGCCGTCGAACACGACGGGCAGACCATCGAACCGGAGGAGGTCGTCGGCCCGCCGCGGCCAGGGCGGACGGTGGTCTACACCGGCGACACCCGGCCCTGCGACGGGGTCCGCGAGGCCGCCGAGGGGGCGGACCTGCTCGTCCACGACAGCATGTTCGGCCACGAGCGCCGCGACCGCGCGGTGGAGACGGCCCACTCGACGGCGCGGGAGGCCGCGGAGGTGGCCCGCGACGCCGGCGTGAAGCGCCTGGCGCTGACCCACATCTCCTCGCGGTACGCCGGCGGCGGCTGGCACGACCTCGAAGCCGAGGCCGCGGACGTGTTCGACGGCGACCGCGCCTTCGTCGCCGACGACGGCCTCCTGGCGGAGGTCCCCTACCCCGACGCCGACCGGGATTTCACGCTCGAACGGTACCGCGACTGACAGGGAGTGGCACACGACCAGAAGACGTTTTCCGCGCCGCGTCGACCCACCGAGGGATGAGCGACCTCCACATCGTCGACGTGTTCGCCCGCGAGAAGTACGCCGGGAATCAACTCGCAGTCGTCGAGAGCGGCGGCGACCTCTCGGACGGGGAGATGCAGGCCGTCGCCGACGAGATGAACTACTCCGAGACGACGTTCGTCGAGTCCCGCGAGTCCCCGTTCCGGGTGCGCATCTTCACGCCCGAAGCGGAGGTCCCCTTCGCCGGCCACCCGACGCTGGGCACCGCACACGTCATCAGAGAGCACGTCGCCGACGGGCGGCCCGACGAGGTGGTTCTGGACCTGAACGTCGGGGAGGTGCCTGTCGAAATCAGAGAGCGGGACGGCACAGAGACGCTGTGGATGACCCAGCAACCGCCCGAGTTCGGCGAGGGGCTCGACCACGAACCGCTGGCGGAGGTGCTCGGGCTGCCGGTGGACGCCCTCGACACAGACTGGCCGGTCCAGATCGTCTCGACGGGGCTGCCGACGATTATCGTCCCGCTGGAAGACCGGGAGGCACTGGAATCAATCGACCTCGACCACGCGGCCTACGAGCGCGTCACCGGCGACCGCGACGCGAAACTCGTCCACGCGGTCTGTCCCGAACCGCGGGAAGCGGACAACGACATGGCGGTGCGGATGTTCTCGCCGTTCTACGGCGTGCCGGAGGACCCCGCGACGGGGTCGGCAAACGGCTGTCTCGCGGCGTATCTCGCCCGCCACGCCTACTTCGGGAGCGGCAGCGTCGCCGTCCGCGTCGAGCAGGGATACGAGATGGGGCGGCCGTCGCTGTTGCACCTGGAGGCGACCGACCGCGGCGACGCCGTCGACGTGGAAGTCGGCGGGCAGGTCGTCGACGTGGCCCGCGGAGAACTGCTCTAGTCCGCGACGTGGACGTCGGCGTGGCGTTCGTGTTCGATGGTCTCCTCGACGGCCGCGGCGACCTCCAGTCCGAACTCGCGCGCGAGGACGTAGAGAGCGAGGTCGATGCCGGACGTGACGCCGCCGCAGGTGAGGACGTCGCCGGCGTCGGCCACGCGGGCCTCGACGACATCAGCGTCGGTCGCGCGGAGGTCGTCCATCGCGCCGGCGTGAGTGACCGCGGGGCGGCCGTCGAGCAGGCCGGCGCGGGCGAGGAGCATGCCGCCGGTGCAGACGCCGGCGATTGTGGTCGTGGGCGCGAGGTCCGCGAGCAGTTCCGGGACGACGCCGCGGTCCGCTTCCGCGCGAGTGCCCCGGGCGGCGTCGTCGTTCCAGCCGCCGCCGGGCACGACGAGCAGGTCCGGGTTGGCCTCGGCGACTGTGGCGTCGGGGACGACCGTCGCGCCGTGAGCGGACGTGACGCTCTCGGCCGGTTCGGCAGTCACCAACGAGACGTCGTAGTCGGGGCCGGCGTTCGCGCCGACCGCGAGGACTTCGTAGGGGCCGAAGGCGTCGAGCGACTCGAAGCCTTCGAAGAGGAGGACGGCGGCGCGGGAGATGGCAGTCATATCGACGCAGTCGGCGGCGGGGAGTAAAGCGGTGGCGTTCGGTCGAGAAACGGGTGGCCGTTCGACGGTGAGGCGGTCCCTGGCCGCCGTGGATTTATACACTGGCGTCGCCTATCGGTTTCCGTGAACGGCCGCACGGAAGCCCTCGACACGGTCGTCTTCGGGGTGGACATCCAGAGCGGGGACGTCCGCGGGGACGCGCCCTCCTACGCGCTCGCGGTCTTCGACGGCGAGACCGTCGAGCGCGACGTGGTGAGCTATCGGAAGCTCCGCCGGCGCATCGACGGCGAGGTGCCGGCCATCGTCGCCACGGACAACATGTACGAACTCGCCGAGGACAAGGACGCGCTCGTCCACTTCCTCGGCAGCATCCCGGACGAGACGAGACTCGTGCAGGTGACCGGGGCAGAACAGCCCGAGCCGCTCTCGCGGGTCGCCTCGCGCCACGGCGTACCCTACGGCAAGGACCCGATGAAGGAGGCCGAGGCCGCCGCCCGACTCGCCGCCGCCAACGTCGGCCAGGCGGTGACCGCCTTCACCGACCGGACGGAAGTCAAGGTCGCCCGCGGGCGCTCGACCGGCGGCGGTGGCGGCTGGAGCGAGGACCGCTACACGCGGCGCATCCACGGTTCGGTCAAACGGCGCG contains:
- a CDS encoding DUF4382 domain-containing protein; its protein translation is MRRQALLTVLAAAMLVLAGCGGASTGGDGSPADGEAGPTGDATGTVEFYVSDKPSRIDDFRHLNVTIDRIGFYRADDDAQVTATPTGTATATPNGTATATATEDEDAEADEAEGDGEVARDSGGEITREVNDRTVDLTRLKGDNATLVGTPEIPAGNYTKVFVYVQSVDATLQDGSSVDVKLPSNKLQLTRGFALEPNGTVQFVYDISVFEAGKSGKYILKPVISESGPDRPVTAVDEGAESDGDESETAAESDDRDSGEDGAGADDEAGEGPPNGSDAGPPDEPGN
- the rnz gene encoding ribonuclease Z, producing MRVTFLGTSGAVPTTHRNPSAIHVEREGDRLLFDCGEGTQRQMMRYGAGFDVEHVFLTHLHGDHVLGLPGLVQTWDFNDRERPLAIHAPAGTRERIEGLVSVTGERPSYPVRVNQVRAGDVALSREEYEVRAVEVEHRTNAVGYALVEDDRKGRFDRQKAEEEFGIPPGPKYSKLHDGQAVEHDGQTIEPEEVVGPPRPGRTVVYTGDTRPCDGVREAAEGADLLVHDSMFGHERRDRAVETAHSTAREAAEVARDAGVKRLALTHISSRYAGGGWHDLEAEAADVFDGDRAFVADDGLLAEVPYPDADRDFTLERYRD
- a CDS encoding PhzF family phenazine biosynthesis protein, whose amino-acid sequence is MSDLHIVDVFAREKYAGNQLAVVESGGDLSDGEMQAVADEMNYSETTFVESRESPFRVRIFTPEAEVPFAGHPTLGTAHVIREHVADGRPDEVVLDLNVGEVPVEIRERDGTETLWMTQQPPEFGEGLDHEPLAEVLGLPVDALDTDWPVQIVSTGLPTIIVPLEDREALESIDLDHAAYERVTGDRDAKLVHAVCPEPREADNDMAVRMFSPFYGVPEDPATGSANGCLAAYLARHAYFGSGSVAVRVEQGYEMGRPSLLHLEATDRGDAVDVEVGGQVVDVARGELL
- a CDS encoding DJ-1/PfpI family protein — protein: MTAISRAAVLLFEGFESLDAFGPYEVLAVGANAGPDYDVSLVTAEPAESVTSAHGATVVPDATVAEANPDLLVVPGGGWNDDAARGTRAEADRGVVPELLADLAPTTTIAGVCTGGMLLARAGLLDGRPAVTHAGAMDDLRATDADVVEARVADAGDVLTCGGVTSGIDLALYVLAREFGLEVAAAVEETIEHERHADVHVAD